The Parashewanella tropica genome window below encodes:
- the fur gene encoding ferric iron uptake transcriptional regulator, giving the protein MTDGNQALKKAGLKVTLPRVKILELMQEPENQHISAEELYKRLLDIGEEIGLATVYRVLNQFDDAGIVTRHHFESGKSVFELATQHHHDHLVCLSCGKVFEFNDDLIEQRQLEIAEKYNIKLTNHSLYLYGHCTNDECDHGDE; this is encoded by the coding sequence ATGACAGATGGAAATCAAGCCCTAAAAAAAGCTGGACTAAAAGTTACTCTGCCAAGAGTTAAAATTTTAGAGTTGATGCAAGAACCAGAGAATCAACACATTAGTGCCGAAGAGCTTTATAAGCGCTTGCTAGACATTGGCGAAGAAATAGGTCTTGCCACAGTTTACCGAGTACTAAACCAATTTGATGATGCAGGCATAGTGACACGTCACCATTTTGAAAGCGGTAAATCAGTATTTGAATTGGCTACTCAGCATCACCATGACCACCTTGTTTGCTTATCATGCGGAAAGGTTTTTGAATTTAACGATGATCTGATTGAACAACGTCAGCTTGAAATTGCAGAAAAATACAATATTAAGCTAACCAACCACAGTTTGTACCTTTATGGTCATTGCACTAATGATGAGTGTGATCATGGTGACGAATAA
- a CDS encoding NAD-dependent deacylase, which produces MMETDFRNANIVVLTGAGISAASGLSTFRDQGGLWEKYPVEDIASPEGYQRDPELVESFYNARRAQLDASNVAPNAAHFALAKLEQEHQGRLLLVTQNVDDLHERAGSNQVLHMHGELRKACCPVTMQPFFMEQPFSAENVCQCCEKPQRLRPNIVWFGEMPIGMGEIEQALTECDLFISIGTSGTVYPAAGFIRLAKAFGAEAIDINLEPSYSSPFNIFMQGCATQQVPRMVESILSGEPIESTAEEALI; this is translated from the coding sequence ATGATGGAAACCGATTTCCGCAATGCGAACATTGTTGTACTCACTGGTGCAGGAATTTCAGCGGCATCAGGGTTGAGTACATTTCGAGATCAAGGTGGGTTATGGGAAAAGTATCCTGTGGAAGACATTGCTTCACCTGAGGGCTATCAACGAGATCCTGAACTAGTCGAATCATTTTACAATGCCCGACGTGCACAATTAGACGCTTCTAACGTGGCGCCTAATGCGGCTCATTTTGCTCTAGCCAAGCTAGAACAGGAGCATCAGGGGCGTTTGCTTTTAGTTACCCAGAATGTCGATGATCTTCATGAAAGAGCGGGTTCTAATCAAGTTTTACATATGCACGGAGAGCTGAGAAAAGCATGCTGCCCTGTAACCATGCAGCCCTTTTTTATGGAACAGCCATTTTCAGCTGAGAATGTGTGTCAGTGTTGTGAAAAACCACAAAGGCTTCGCCCAAATATTGTGTGGTTTGGAGAAATGCCAATTGGTATGGGCGAGATTGAGCAAGCATTGACTGAATGTGACTTATTTATATCGATAGGAACTTCAGGCACTGTATATCCTGCTGCTGGCTTCATAAGGCTAGCAAAAGCCTTCGGTGCCGAAGCGATTGATATTAATCTTGAGCCAAGTTATAGCTCGCCATTCAATATTTTTATGCAGGGTTGTGCAACTCAACAGGTTCCCAGAATGGTAGAGTCAATTTTAAGTGGAGAACCTATTGAATCTACTGCTGAGGAAGCACTTATTTAA
- a CDS encoding VolA/Pla-1 family phospholipase, which yields MKKLLLGTVIASALGLTACGDGSIDDIAKNPTPLIPQATLVFDPANSSVPLPNDLLFNGTTDGTLNVPGEGPGKYTNPQVALGALDGWSTTEPINIKVNLPTKNKNDEAVDLGISEASVKQAGAIRVFEATVGGVLSSDASCKSKPSLSACKVGSELQYGTDFTTAVSGNQISVVPLKPLKANQSYLYVVTTKVEDTEGRAIGPSTTYNALKLDVKTNPLGTDQQRTLQTVVNSYEAGVSKEVDPKSITYAGLYTTQSVANVFETAKAKMAADFQGYITELTAYQKAGNTPDATYLSGLSKKYPYAPTVVPGSVKQVMNGDAPATAADRLKITEPSLEKTILDNAIVYSAKLRLPIYSECSSVQCKERDAANNPTGFWKAAGDSPLAVLSAIKSGGLSQAKFAQQAVAQGLTPAQVAQVQTNPSLLVGKTFKLDNGSPVDSAQMLTKFNPLPAIRKDDQGNFEYETVDVQITIPKESDDVKMPTAGFPVTIAMHGISAVKEMALVYSGTYASKGVSTIAIDLPLHGGRSYREGNSGPYLVSATSPDSVKRLLPDSYQDFKGSATTFVNIGSPLTIRDNFRQGIMDELALRLALPVISQQLKGANSAWATNDAVKTVLDVNGVTAQGLSLGAMISADFSVYANSGIVNPATGKKLDTNPYAISGVSLVAPSGGLAASFAGSNTFGQTLYQALQSNPQFSKLVTDAAKAKNISKEDDPDAYEALQRQVYVGFIPQFGFAVQTIIDSIDPINYGAAMKAMNIPTHLIEIVGNGNDNPSDRVLPNRFNGLPISKDVTLPLKGFPLAGTEPLISAIGLKCVSKKGDIVDGKPVGVAGSGAVRFVKGAHSTLVNPSSEFNSTPNTDFLTVSLEMQSQVIAFAKSAHAGKPQIFINSGDDVIKPCE from the coding sequence ATGAAAAAACTATTACTTGGCACAGTAATAGCGTCAGCACTAGGCTTAACTGCATGCGGTGATGGTAGTATTGACGATATTGCAAAGAACCCGACTCCATTGATTCCGCAAGCCACTTTAGTATTTGATCCTGCGAATTCTTCTGTCCCGCTTCCAAATGACTTGCTATTTAATGGCACTACTGATGGTACTTTAAACGTGCCAGGTGAAGGCCCTGGGAAATATACTAATCCACAAGTAGCTTTGGGCGCGCTTGATGGTTGGTCAACCACAGAACCTATTAACATTAAAGTTAATCTTCCTACAAAGAATAAGAATGATGAAGCTGTTGATTTAGGTATTTCAGAAGCATCTGTAAAGCAGGCTGGCGCAATCCGAGTGTTTGAAGCAACAGTTGGTGGTGTTTTGTCTTCTGATGCTAGCTGTAAAAGCAAACCTTCTCTTAGTGCTTGTAAGGTTGGCTCTGAATTGCAATACGGCACTGACTTTACAACCGCTGTATCAGGTAACCAAATTTCTGTCGTTCCTCTTAAGCCTTTAAAAGCGAATCAATCATATCTCTATGTAGTCACAACGAAAGTTGAAGATACTGAAGGTCGAGCAATCGGTCCTTCCACTACTTATAATGCTCTTAAACTTGATGTGAAAACCAATCCATTGGGTACAGATCAGCAGCGCACCTTACAAACAGTAGTAAACAGCTATGAGGCTGGTGTCTCAAAAGAAGTCGATCCGAAAAGCATCACTTATGCTGGTCTATACACAACTCAATCTGTAGCTAATGTGTTTGAAACAGCTAAAGCAAAAATGGCGGCTGATTTCCAAGGTTACATTACGGAGCTAACTGCATATCAAAAAGCGGGTAATACGCCAGATGCTACGTATTTAAGTGGATTAAGTAAGAAATATCCATACGCGCCAACCGTTGTTCCTGGTAGTGTTAAGCAAGTTATGAACGGTGATGCACCAGCAACTGCTGCCGATCGGTTAAAAATCACTGAACCATCATTAGAGAAAACGATCTTAGACAATGCAATTGTCTATAGCGCTAAACTTAGATTACCTATTTATAGCGAATGTTCGTCGGTTCAGTGTAAAGAGCGTGATGCGGCTAATAATCCAACAGGTTTCTGGAAAGCTGCTGGTGATAGTCCTCTAGCTGTATTGTCTGCAATTAAGTCTGGAGGTCTTTCTCAAGCTAAATTTGCTCAGCAAGCGGTAGCACAAGGGTTAACGCCTGCACAAGTGGCTCAAGTACAAACTAATCCATCACTTCTTGTTGGAAAGACATTTAAACTTGATAACGGTTCTCCAGTTGATTCAGCACAAATGCTGACTAAGTTCAATCCATTACCTGCGATTCGTAAAGACGATCAAGGTAACTTTGAATATGAAACAGTAGATGTGCAAATTACCATTCCTAAAGAATCAGATGACGTGAAAATGCCTACTGCAGGCTTCCCTGTAACGATTGCAATGCATGGGATTTCGGCTGTAAAAGAAATGGCTCTCGTGTATTCAGGTACCTATGCATCTAAGGGCGTTTCTACTATCGCAATTGATTTACCTTTACACGGTGGTCGCTCTTACCGTGAAGGTAATTCTGGGCCTTACTTAGTCAGTGCAACTTCACCTGACAGTGTTAAAAGATTACTGCCAGATAGCTACCAAGACTTTAAAGGTTCGGCAACGACCTTTGTAAATATTGGTAGCCCTTTGACCATTCGTGATAACTTCCGCCAAGGGATCATGGATGAATTGGCTTTACGTTTAGCGTTGCCTGTTATTTCACAGCAGCTTAAAGGCGCGAATAGTGCTTGGGCAACTAATGACGCTGTTAAAACAGTTTTAGATGTTAATGGCGTTACTGCTCAAGGCTTAAGCTTGGGTGCTATGATTTCAGCTGACTTCAGTGTTTACGCTAATTCAGGTATCGTTAACCCTGCGACAGGTAAAAAATTAGATACTAACCCTTATGCAATCAGTGGTGTGTCTTTAGTTGCGCCAAGTGGTGGTTTAGCAGCAAGTTTTGCTGGTTCTAATACCTTTGGTCAAACTCTATACCAAGCGCTTCAATCTAATCCTCAATTCTCTAAGTTAGTTACAGATGCGGCAAAAGCTAAGAACATCTCGAAAGAGGATGACCCTGATGCTTATGAAGCTTTACAACGTCAAGTGTATGTTGGTTTCATCCCACAATTTGGTTTCGCTGTACAAACCATCATAGATTCGATTGATCCAATCAACTATGGTGCGGCAATGAAGGCGATGAACATTCCGACTCACCTGATTGAAATTGTAGGTAACGGCAATGACAATCCTTCAGATCGCGTTCTACCAAACCGTTTCAACGGCTTGCCGATTTCTAAAGATGTGACTTTACCTCTAAAAGGTTTCCCATTAGCAGGTACAGAGCCACTCATTAGTGCAATCGGTTTGAAGTGTGTTAGTAAGAAAGGTGATATTGTAGATGGTAAACCTGTGGGTGTAGCTGGAAGTGGCGCAGTTCGCTTTGTTAAAGGTGCACACAGTACACTGGTTAACCCTTCGAGTGAGTTTAACTCAACGCCTAATACTGACTTCTTAACGGTTTCGCTAGAAATGCAGAGTCAAGTAATTGCCTTTGCTAAAAGTGCTCATGCTGGTAAGCCACAAATCTTCATTAATAGTGGAGATGATGTGATTAAGCCGTGTGAATAA
- the bioB gene encoding biotin synthase BioB, whose product MTQLECRNDWKKEEIEALFQLPMNDLLFKAHSIHRQTFDPNEIQISRLLSIKTGACPEDCKYCPQSARYDTGLEKERLMAMETVLTEAKSAKEAGATRFCMGAAWRNPRERDMPYLTQMVKEVKGMGMETCMTLGMLSPDQASELADAGLDYYNHNLDTSPEYYGDVITTRTYQNRLDTLDNVRAAGMKVCSGGIMGMGEETKDRASLLQQLANLDKHPESVPINMLVKVAGTPFAELDDLDPFEFVRTIAVARILMPLSRVRLSAGRENMTDELQAMCFFAGANSIFYGCKLLTTPNPEENHDMTLFRRLGLKPEKGIATELDDDKSMLEKAVANRDKAEMQFYDAAAL is encoded by the coding sequence ATGACGCAGTTAGAATGTCGCAACGATTGGAAGAAAGAAGAAATTGAAGCGCTATTTCAATTGCCTATGAATGATTTGTTGTTTAAAGCACATTCAATTCATCGTCAAACATTTGATCCAAACGAGATCCAGATCAGTCGTTTATTATCGATCAAAACAGGTGCCTGCCCTGAAGACTGTAAATATTGTCCACAAAGTGCTCGTTACGATACTGGTTTAGAAAAAGAGCGCTTAATGGCGATGGAAACGGTACTTACCGAAGCGAAAAGTGCAAAAGAGGCGGGTGCAACGCGTTTTTGTATGGGCGCAGCTTGGCGTAACCCTAGAGAACGTGACATGCCATACCTGACCCAAATGGTTAAAGAAGTAAAAGGTATGGGTATGGAAACCTGCATGACCTTAGGTATGCTATCACCAGATCAAGCCAGTGAACTTGCCGATGCAGGCTTAGACTACTATAACCATAACCTTGATACCTCGCCTGAATATTATGGTGACGTGATCACCACTCGCACCTACCAAAACCGTTTAGATACCCTTGATAATGTTCGTGCAGCAGGCATGAAGGTATGTTCTGGTGGCATTATGGGTATGGGTGAAGAAACGAAAGATAGAGCAAGTTTATTACAACAACTCGCAAACTTAGATAAACACCCAGAATCAGTACCTATTAACATGTTGGTAAAAGTGGCAGGCACGCCATTTGCGGAATTAGATGATCTTGACCCATTTGAGTTTGTTCGTACTATCGCTGTTGCCCGAATTCTAATGCCGTTGTCTCGCGTGCGTTTATCCGCGGGTCGTGAAAACATGACTGACGAGTTACAAGCTATGTGTTTCTTTGCTGGCGCTAACTCTATTTTCTATGGTTGTAAGCTTCTCACTACACCAAATCCTGAAGAAAACCATGATATGACGCTGTTTAGACGTCTAGGTTTAAAGCCAGAGAAAGGTATTGCGACTGAACTTGATGACGATAAAAGTATGCTTGAAAAAGCGGTAGCGAACCGTGATAAGGCTGAAATGCAGTTTTATGATGCGGCAGCGCTGTAA
- the sohB gene encoding protease SohB encodes MEFLYEYGLFLAKAVTLVLSILAVVLVVVAATGKHKSEKGELKITNITDKLNDLVHGLKEEMLDKKAFKAYEKELKKQEKAESKNEDVAKPKSFVIDFKGSIDAHEVSSLREEVSAVLAIATKEDEVIVNVESGGGMVHGYGLASSQLDRIRQAEIPLTVCVDKVAASGGYMMACVANHIYAAPFAIVGSIGVVAQIPNFNRLLKKHDIDYEQHTAGDFKRTLTVFGENTEEGRKKFQQEIEETHELFKDFVTQYRPELALEKVATGEHWFGKQALELGLIDAIRTSDDLIMKKAQERTVYKVQYQIKKKLSDKFAHGASLTLNAIVNRLAERNRPL; translated from the coding sequence TTGGAATTTTTATACGAATACGGATTATTTTTGGCTAAAGCCGTGACTTTAGTATTGTCGATCCTAGCTGTGGTTTTAGTCGTAGTTGCAGCAACAGGAAAGCATAAAAGTGAAAAAGGTGAGTTAAAAATCACCAATATTACAGATAAGCTAAATGATCTTGTTCACGGCTTAAAAGAAGAAATGTTGGATAAGAAAGCCTTTAAAGCCTACGAAAAAGAGCTAAAAAAACAAGAAAAAGCGGAATCAAAAAATGAAGATGTAGCAAAGCCAAAGAGCTTTGTCATTGACTTTAAAGGCAGTATTGATGCCCATGAAGTTTCGTCGCTTCGTGAAGAAGTAAGCGCAGTACTTGCTATCGCAACCAAAGAAGATGAAGTCATTGTTAATGTTGAAAGTGGCGGTGGCATGGTACACGGCTATGGTTTAGCTTCCAGTCAATTAGATAGAATACGTCAAGCAGAAATCCCACTAACAGTTTGTGTAGACAAAGTTGCAGCAAGTGGTGGTTATATGATGGCGTGTGTGGCTAACCATATTTATGCAGCACCATTTGCCATTGTTGGTTCAATTGGAGTTGTAGCTCAAATTCCGAATTTTAATCGTTTACTGAAAAAGCACGATATTGATTATGAGCAACATACTGCAGGTGACTTTAAGCGTACTTTGACTGTGTTTGGTGAAAATACTGAAGAAGGTCGTAAGAAGTTCCAACAAGAAATTGAAGAAACTCATGAACTATTCAAAGATTTTGTGACTCAATATCGTCCAGAGCTTGCGCTAGAAAAAGTGGCAACTGGTGAACACTGGTTTGGTAAACAAGCACTTGAGTTAGGCTTGATTGATGCTATTCGCACCAGTGATGATTTAATCATGAAAAAAGCTCAAGAAAGAACGGTCTACAAAGTTCAGTATCAAATTAAGAAAAAACTATCAGATAAGTTCGCTCACGGTGCATCGTTAACGTTAAATGCAATTGTTAATCGACTAGCTGAGAGAAATCGTCCTTTATAA
- a CDS encoding AEC family transporter yields MLSSTIFPLLIVISLGYITTKFKYFDEAGIKAITRLFFYICIPALLFSHMAKADVLHIANTDVLLAFYASMTVSFGLYFILCRYIKRTKAESAVSALGANYSNVLLVGLPVILIVLGKEWAAEVFVVILFHSLYSFTVTYFFVAERGDTALLTIVKIARSVFCNPVVLSISLGAMFSVLNIPLPDVVETPVELLSSSAIAGGLFVLGANLYLLQDKCNFNTSIVQSLFKLFVLPAIVYFAATHIWLVDNEHRFILVILAGSPVGVNAYLLAHNSKILEAEIAGSVFISTVLSMFSFSFWLAVLL; encoded by the coding sequence ATGCTATCTTCAACAATTTTCCCTTTACTTATTGTTATTAGCTTGGGGTATATCACTACCAAGTTTAAATATTTTGATGAAGCTGGCATTAAGGCGATTACGCGCTTATTTTTTTATATTTGTATTCCAGCCTTATTATTTAGCCACATGGCAAAGGCAGATGTTTTGCATATTGCAAATACTGACGTGCTGTTAGCTTTCTATGCATCTATGACTGTATCTTTTGGTCTTTATTTCATTCTTTGTCGATATATCAAACGAACGAAGGCAGAAAGCGCTGTATCAGCGCTAGGTGCTAATTATTCAAATGTGCTCTTGGTTGGTTTACCAGTAATCTTAATAGTGCTAGGAAAAGAGTGGGCTGCAGAAGTTTTCGTTGTGATATTGTTTCACAGTTTGTATTCTTTTACTGTTACCTATTTCTTCGTCGCTGAGCGAGGAGACACTGCATTATTAACAATAGTTAAAATAGCAAGGTCTGTGTTTTGTAATCCCGTGGTTTTAAGCATCAGTCTAGGGGCAATGTTCAGTGTGCTTAATATCCCATTACCTGATGTGGTCGAAACACCCGTAGAGTTACTATCCAGCTCGGCTATTGCTGGTGGGTTATTTGTTTTAGGTGCCAACCTTTATTTATTACAAGATAAGTGCAATTTCAATACGTCCATAGTCCAATCTTTATTTAAATTATTTGTATTGCCGGCAATTGTATATTTTGCGGCGACTCATATATGGCTGGTCGATAATGAGCATAGATTTATTCTGGTTATTTTAGCGGGGTCACCTGTTGGAGTTAATGCCTACTTGTTGGCTCACAATTCAAAAATATTAGAAGCAGAAATTGCTGGTTCTGTATTCATTTCTACCGTGTTATCAATGTTTAGCTTCAGTTTTTGGCTGGCTGTTTTATTGTAA
- a CDS encoding YciK family oxidoreductase yields the protein MLEYQAEQSSLSGKVILVTGAGDGIGRAAAIKYAEYGATVILLGRTVKKLEHVYDEIEQAGYPQPAIIPLDLKGATEQNYKDMADTIEEQFGKLDGLLHNASIVGALGPFEHIDIPTAEDIFKINVTSQIMVTKALLPVMRKSDSASIVFTSSGVGRKGRAYWGPYAISKFATEGMMQVLADECEGSVVRVNSINPGATRTEMRAKAYPGEDPLKLKTPEEIMPAYLYLMSEDSKDVNGQELNAQ from the coding sequence ATGTTAGAATACCAAGCAGAACAAAGTTCTCTTTCGGGGAAAGTAATTCTGGTAACAGGTGCAGGAGACGGCATAGGTCGAGCAGCCGCAATAAAGTATGCCGAGTATGGTGCTACCGTGATTTTACTAGGTAGAACAGTAAAAAAACTTGAGCACGTTTATGATGAAATTGAGCAAGCGGGTTATCCACAACCAGCCATCATTCCTTTAGATTTAAAAGGTGCTACCGAGCAAAACTACAAGGATATGGCAGATACCATTGAAGAGCAGTTCGGCAAGCTGGATGGATTGCTTCATAACGCAAGTATCGTTGGTGCATTAGGGCCTTTTGAGCACATTGATATCCCAACCGCAGAAGACATTTTCAAAATCAACGTTACTTCTCAAATCATGGTAACAAAAGCGCTATTACCTGTAATGCGTAAGTCTGATTCAGCTTCAATTGTGTTTACTTCAAGTGGCGTGGGTCGCAAAGGCCGTGCTTACTGGGGTCCATATGCTATCTCAAAATTTGCGACAGAAGGAATGATGCAGGTGCTTGCTGATGAATGTGAAGGCTCAGTTGTAAGAGTTAATTCAATAAATCCAGGCGCCACACGAACCGAAATGCGTGCTAAAGCTTACCCAGGTGAAGATCCATTAAAGCTAAAGACCCCTGAAGAAATTATGCCAGCATACTTATACTTAATGTCTGAAGATTCTAAAGATGTAAATGGTCAAGAGTTAAACGCTCAATAG
- a CDS encoding aminotransferase class I/II-fold pyridoxal phosphate-dependent enzyme: MSSKLNAKLNSELKKRKQANLLRQRQLVDAVYGSHIHIDGKEYINFSSNDYLGLNQTSELIEAQQQAAKKYGVGSGSSPLVTGYSQAHQDLEQYLCELTGHQAAMVFTSGFSANHGLMSALFDKSDVVVADKLIHASLIDGLRHSGAKLKRFKHNSVTDTERLLASNDVTALVTESVFSMDGDCAPLQELSALCKQYNTHLIVDDAHGFGVLGQTLGCAAKKVKIDIQIVTFGKALGCQGAAILGSQQLIDYLSNHCRDYIYSTALSPASAAVALKSIQLAITEPQRQTALIENIAYFRKRAEQLELPILDSSTPIQGIEIGEPEQTLQFANLMKQDGLWVGAIRTPTVPVGTDRLRVTITAQHSRSDIDTCVEALSKNYKQLTQTAIHHGEQMLAKGNGLAEGSDYAS; encoded by the coding sequence ATGTCCTCAAAGCTAAATGCTAAGCTTAATTCCGAATTAAAAAAACGAAAACAAGCCAACTTGCTGCGTCAGCGGCAGTTGGTTGATGCGGTTTATGGTTCCCATATTCACATTGATGGCAAAGAGTACATTAACTTCAGCAGCAATGATTATCTTGGGTTAAATCAGACTTCAGAACTGATCGAAGCGCAACAACAAGCAGCGAAAAAATACGGGGTTGGCAGTGGTTCTTCGCCATTGGTGACGGGTTACAGTCAGGCTCATCAAGACTTAGAACAATACCTTTGTGAGTTGACAGGACATCAAGCTGCAATGGTGTTTACCTCCGGTTTCAGCGCGAATCACGGTTTGATGTCAGCGTTATTTGATAAGTCTGATGTTGTGGTGGCTGACAAACTTATCCATGCTTCCTTGATTGATGGTTTAAGGCATTCTGGTGCAAAGTTAAAACGCTTTAAGCATAACTCTGTAACCGATACTGAACGCTTATTGGCAAGTAATGATGTGACGGCTTTAGTCACTGAAAGTGTATTTAGCATGGACGGTGATTGCGCGCCGTTACAAGAATTGTCTGCATTATGTAAGCAGTACAACACTCATCTAATTGTTGATGACGCTCATGGCTTTGGTGTGTTGGGACAAACCTTAGGTTGTGCGGCAAAGAAAGTAAAAATTGATATTCAAATAGTCACCTTTGGTAAAGCCTTAGGGTGCCAAGGTGCAGCGATATTAGGTAGCCAGCAATTGATTGATTACCTGAGTAATCATTGTCGAGACTATATTTATTCAACGGCATTATCTCCAGCCAGTGCGGCTGTAGCTCTTAAATCTATTCAGCTTGCTATTACTGAACCTCAACGTCAAACAGCATTAATTGAAAATATTGCTTATTTTCGTAAAAGAGCAGAGCAGCTTGAGTTGCCAATATTAGACTCATCAACCCCAATCCAAGGTATTGAAATTGGTGAACCCGAGCAGACATTGCAATTTGCAAATTTGATGAAACAAGATGGTTTGTGGGTTGGCGCCATTAGAACACCGACAGTTCCAGTAGGTACTGATAGGCTTAGAGTCACGATTACGGCTCAACACTCAAGATCAGACATTGATACTTGTGTCGAAGCCCTATCAAAAAACTATAAACAATTAACACAAACAGCTATTCATCACGGTGAGCAAATGTTAGCAAAAGGAAATGGGTTAGCAGAAGGAAGTGATTATGCTAGCTGA
- the bioA gene encoding adenosylmethionine--8-amino-7-oxononanoate transaminase produces the protein MSKIDYLFDQQHIWHPYTSMKHPFPVTGVKSAKGCELILEDGRRLIDGTSSWWSCVHGYCNEHIVSAMKQQLETLPHVMFGGITHEPAVNLAKQLVDMTCEPLTKVFFADSGSIAVEVSLKMAIQYWQGRDKPHKQKIATIKRGYHGDTFAAMSVCDPDNGMHTMFDAILPKQVFTPSPTSSIDDNTNVASDLAKLRTSFEEHHQSLAAMIIEPIHQAAGGMYFYHPDYLTGVRKLCDEFDILLIIDEIATGFGRTGTLFAYEHAGITPDLFCVGKALTGGYISLAVTMCTDEVAAGISDSPAGVFMHGPTFMANPLACAAANASLELFNNNEWPQQVASIEAQLKEELAEAKQFSAVKDVRVLGATGVIEINRSLSAAELQPYFLELGVWIRVFGSVVYIMPPYVISKPQLTKLTSAMKKVAKMLSKEKVTPTQHFISHG, from the coding sequence ATGAGCAAAATAGATTATCTTTTCGATCAACAACATATTTGGCATCCATACACCTCAATGAAACACCCCTTTCCAGTAACGGGAGTCAAGTCTGCCAAAGGGTGTGAATTGATATTGGAAGACGGTCGACGCTTAATTGACGGGACAAGTTCTTGGTGGTCTTGTGTTCACGGCTATTGCAACGAACATATTGTGTCTGCAATGAAGCAACAACTTGAAACCTTACCTCATGTGATGTTTGGCGGGATCACTCACGAGCCTGCGGTTAATTTAGCTAAGCAATTAGTCGACATGACATGTGAGCCTTTAACTAAAGTATTTTTTGCAGACTCCGGCTCCATTGCTGTCGAAGTATCATTGAAAATGGCGATTCAATATTGGCAAGGTAGAGACAAACCACACAAACAGAAAATTGCTACGATCAAGCGCGGCTACCACGGTGATACTTTTGCCGCAATGAGTGTATGCGATCCTGACAATGGTATGCATACCATGTTTGATGCCATTTTACCCAAACAAGTATTTACACCTTCACCCACCAGCAGCATTGACGACAATACCAATGTCGCTTCAGATCTCGCTAAGCTTAGAACTTCTTTTGAGGAACATCACCAAAGTCTAGCAGCGATGATCATTGAGCCAATCCACCAAGCGGCTGGAGGAATGTACTTTTATCACCCTGATTATTTAACAGGTGTGAGAAAGCTATGTGACGAATTTGATATCTTGTTGATCATAGATGAAATCGCAACAGGTTTTGGTAGAACAGGCACGCTTTTCGCCTATGAACATGCTGGAATCACGCCCGACTTATTCTGTGTAGGTAAAGCTTTAACGGGTGGATACATCAGTCTAGCAGTGACTATGTGTACTGATGAAGTTGCCGCAGGTATCAGTGACTCACCAGCGGGGGTATTTATGCATGGTCCAACCTTTATGGCTAACCCTCTGGCGTGTGCTGCAGCAAATGCAAGTTTAGAGCTGTTCAATAATAATGAATGGCCACAACAAGTGGCTTCAATTGAAGCTCAGCTGAAAGAAGAGTTGGCTGAGGCAAAACAATTTTCAGCAGTAAAAGACGTCAGAGTATTAGGCGCTACAGGTGTAATTGAAATCAACCGTTCATTGTCTGCTGCGGAATTACAACCTTATTTTCTTGAGCTAGGTGTTTGGATTCGAGTATTTGGCAGTGTCGTTTATATTATGCCACCATACGTCATCTCAAAGCCTCAGCTTACAAAACTCACCAGCGCAATGAAGAAAGTCGCCAAAATGTTGAGTAAGGAAAAAGTCACCCCAACTCAACATTTCATCAGTCATGGTTAA